The following coding sequences are from one Pseudomonas mendocina window:
- the rnd gene encoding ribonuclease D → MANDIHWILDDASLAEHCAAWQTLPFVALDTEFMRVDTFYPIAGLLQVSGGEQAYLIDPLRISDWTPFSALLQAPGVVKVLHSCSEDLEVFLRLTGSLPTPLFDTQLAAGYLNLGFSMGYSRLVQALLDIELPKGETRSDWLQRPLSELQVRYAAEDVLHLVEVYRALMARLAPQKVEWILEDGAELVANLGREVAPEEAWRDAKLAWKLSRQQQAVLRALCAWREREARARNQPRNRILREHSLWPLARTQPDNLVALARIEDMHPKTVRQDGETLLQLIRDAAALPPEQWPQALPEPLPIEASALLKKLRAIGQQEGERLDIVPELMLRKKTLEALLKSGYPNGPYQLPDSLRGWRRELMGQALLDCLASEGESA, encoded by the coding sequence GTGGCTAACGACATTCACTGGATCCTCGACGACGCCAGCCTGGCCGAACACTGCGCTGCCTGGCAAACGCTGCCTTTCGTCGCGCTCGATACCGAGTTCATGCGCGTCGACACTTTCTACCCCATCGCCGGGCTGCTGCAGGTCAGTGGCGGCGAGCAGGCCTATCTGATCGATCCGCTGCGCATCAGTGACTGGACGCCGTTCTCTGCATTGCTCCAGGCCCCTGGTGTGGTCAAGGTGCTGCATTCGTGCAGCGAGGATCTGGAAGTCTTCCTGCGCCTGACCGGCAGCCTGCCAACACCACTGTTCGATACGCAACTGGCGGCCGGTTACCTCAATCTCGGTTTCTCCATGGGCTACTCGCGCCTGGTGCAGGCGTTGCTCGACATTGAGCTGCCCAAGGGCGAGACCCGTTCCGACTGGCTGCAGCGGCCATTGTCCGAACTGCAGGTGCGCTACGCTGCCGAGGACGTGCTGCACCTTGTCGAGGTGTACCGCGCGTTGATGGCCCGCCTGGCGCCGCAGAAGGTCGAGTGGATTCTGGAGGATGGCGCCGAACTGGTCGCCAACCTCGGTCGTGAAGTCGCTCCCGAAGAGGCCTGGCGGGATGCCAAGCTGGCCTGGAAACTGTCGCGTCAGCAGCAGGCCGTGCTGCGTGCGCTGTGCGCCTGGCGTGAGCGTGAGGCACGTGCGCGCAATCAGCCGCGTAACCGCATTCTGCGCGAGCATTCGCTGTGGCCGTTGGCGCGCACCCAGCCGGACAACCTGGTAGCACTGGCGCGGATCGAGGACATGCATCCGAAAACCGTGCGTCAGGATGGCGAGACCCTGCTGCAGCTGATTCGCGATGCGGCGGCGCTGCCGCCCGAGCAGTGGCCGCAGGCGCTGCCCGAACCGCTGCCGATCGAGGCCTCGGCCCTGCTGAAGAAACTGCGTGCCATCGGCCAGCAGGAGGGCGAGCGCCTGGACATCGTGCCCGAGTTGATGCTGCGCAAGAAAACCCTGGAGGCTCTGCTGAAAAGCGGTTACCCCAATGGCCCATACCAATTGCCCGACTCTCTGCGCGGCTGGCGCCGGGAGCTGATGGGCCAGGCACTACTCGATTGCCTGGCCAGCGAAGGAGAATCCGCGTGA
- a CDS encoding SMP-30/gluconolactonase/LRE family protein: MKKLLLLPLVAAIGYIAFFPSPIDPLAWEAPKAPAMTGVLEPNDTLMKAELLARGQVHGPEDTAVDAEGRVYAGLHDGRIVRVLKDDSVETFAETGGRPLGMDFDASGNLIVADAYKGLLNIDAQGKIKVLSTEADGLPFAFTDDLDIASDGTIYFSDASSRFEQPDYLLDLLEARPHGRLLAFDPATGKTRVLLKDLYFANGVALSANEDFVLVNETYRYRITRYWLKGDKAGQHDIFIDNLPGLPDNLQGDRKGTFWVALPTPRKADADFLHRHPWLKAQLAKMPRFMWPKATPYGFAIALDEQGNIVRSLHDTSGTHLRMVTSVKPVGDYLYFGSLDNDRIGRLELH; the protein is encoded by the coding sequence ATGAAAAAACTGCTGCTCCTGCCGTTGGTCGCCGCCATCGGCTACATCGCGTTCTTCCCCAGTCCCATCGACCCTCTGGCCTGGGAAGCGCCCAAGGCGCCAGCCATGACCGGCGTACTGGAACCCAACGACACACTGATGAAAGCCGAGCTGCTCGCGCGCGGCCAGGTGCATGGCCCGGAAGATACCGCCGTGGATGCCGAGGGTCGCGTCTATGCCGGCCTGCATGACGGGCGCATCGTTCGCGTACTGAAAGACGATAGCGTGGAAACCTTCGCCGAGACCGGCGGCCGACCGCTGGGCATGGACTTCGACGCCAGCGGTAACCTGATCGTCGCCGATGCCTACAAGGGCCTGCTGAACATCGATGCACAGGGCAAGATCAAGGTGCTGAGCACCGAAGCCGACGGCCTGCCCTTCGCCTTCACCGACGACCTGGACATTGCCAGCGACGGCACCATCTACTTCAGCGATGCCTCCTCGCGCTTCGAACAACCGGACTACCTGCTCGACCTGCTCGAAGCCCGCCCGCATGGCCGCCTGCTGGCCTTTGATCCGGCGACCGGCAAGACCCGCGTACTGCTGAAGGATCTGTACTTCGCCAATGGCGTGGCACTGTCAGCCAACGAGGATTTCGTGCTGGTCAACGAAACCTATCGCTATCGCATCACCCGATACTGGCTCAAGGGCGACAAGGCCGGCCAGCACGACATTTTCATCGACAACCTGCCCGGCTTGCCGGACAACCTGCAAGGCGACCGCAAGGGCACCTTCTGGGTGGCCCTGCCCACGCCACGCAAGGCTGATGCCGACTTCCTCCACCGTCATCCCTGGCTCAAGGCACAGCTGGCGAAGATGCCGCGCTTCATGTGGCCGAAGGCGACGCCCTACGGTTTCGCCATCGCTCTCGACGAGCAGGGCAACATCGTCCGCAGCCTGCACGACACCAGCGGCACGCACCTGCGCATGGTCACCTCGGTGAAACCGGTGGGCGACTACCTGTACTTCGGCAGCCTGGACAACGACCGCATCGGCCGACTGGAACTGCACTGA
- a CDS encoding PaaI family thioesterase — MSQTLPVLEYLQRQLAGTLAENEVTHMRYPTAISQLLGFRLVALGEAMAVIELEADAQRHGNQQGTVHGGLLCELADAAIGTAHSTLMQEGESFTSIELKTTFLRPVWQARLQAHAWAEHRGRTVSHYRCEIRREDGKVIAIVTSALMTLRGTSAEGR, encoded by the coding sequence ATGAGCCAGACCCTTCCCGTGTTGGAGTACCTGCAGCGGCAGTTGGCCGGCACGCTGGCCGAGAACGAGGTGACGCATATGCGCTACCCCACTGCGATTTCGCAGTTGCTGGGTTTTCGCCTCGTCGCCCTCGGCGAGGCTATGGCCGTTATCGAACTGGAGGCCGACGCGCAGCGCCATGGCAATCAGCAGGGGACGGTGCACGGCGGGCTGCTCTGCGAACTGGCCGATGCCGCCATCGGTACGGCGCACTCGACGCTGATGCAGGAGGGCGAGAGCTTCACCAGCATCGAACTGAAGACGACCTTCCTGCGGCCTGTCTGGCAGGCGCGACTGCAAGCCCATGCCTGGGCGGAGCATCGCGGCCGGACGGTCAGCCACTATCGGTGTGAGATTCGCCGCGAGGACGGCAAGGTGATCGCCATCGTCACCAGCGCGCTGATGACTCTGCGCGGGACGTCTGCCGAGGGGCGATGA
- a CDS encoding sulfite exporter TauE/SafE family protein — translation MNEYTFLLLLTVTFLLAGLVKGVTGMGLPTVAMGLLGTAMAPAAAAAILVIPSLLTNLWQLLAGPALLSLLRRFWAMMLGIVLGTVGGAALLVRVDPLWSGLALGIALMGYAGYALISPALSIPARAEPWLSPLVGLVTGIITGATGVFVMPAVPYLQALRLDKDELVQALGLSFTVSTLALAAGLLVHGALQVDQLGLSSLAILPALAGMWLGQRIRARISARRFRQCFLLFLLLLGLELISRPFF, via the coding sequence ATGAACGAATACACCTTCCTCCTCCTGCTAACGGTCACCTTCCTGCTCGCCGGCCTGGTCAAGGGCGTCACGGGCATGGGCTTGCCCACCGTGGCCATGGGGCTGCTGGGTACTGCCATGGCGCCTGCCGCGGCGGCGGCGATTCTGGTGATCCCGTCGTTGTTGACCAACCTCTGGCAACTGCTGGCCGGGCCGGCGTTGCTAAGTCTGCTGCGGCGCTTCTGGGCAATGATGCTGGGCATCGTCCTGGGCACCGTGGGGGGCGCGGCGCTGCTGGTGCGGGTCGATCCGCTGTGGTCGGGCCTGGCGCTTGGTATCGCCCTGATGGGATATGCAGGCTACGCGCTGATCTCCCCGGCGCTTTCGATTCCGGCGCGGGCCGAGCCCTGGCTGTCGCCGCTGGTCGGCCTGGTCACCGGGATCATCACTGGCGCGACCGGTGTCTTCGTGATGCCGGCGGTGCCTTATCTGCAAGCGCTGCGCCTGGACAAGGACGAGCTGGTGCAGGCGTTGGGGCTGTCGTTCACGGTCTCGACCCTGGCGCTGGCCGCTGGCTTGCTGGTGCATGGTGCCTTGCAGGTGGATCAGTTGGGCCTGTCATCACTGGCCATCCTGCCGGCACTGGCCGGAATGTGGCTGGGGCAGCGGATTCGCGCGCGCATCAGCGCTCGGCGCTTTCGTCAGTGCTTCCTGCTGTTCCTGCTGCTATTGGGGCTGGAGCTGATATCACGGCCTTTTTTCTGA
- a CDS encoding LysR family transcriptional regulator has translation MRLDLADLQLFLCVVDAGSITQGAVRANLALASASERLRSIEAAVGVALLERRPRGVVTTEAGDALAHHARLILRQQALLRGELRDFATGALGTLRLYANTSALTQFLPHRLAPWLAARPRLHVELKERTSAEIVRTIGAGLAEAGIVSDAVEADGLTLQAIAKDHLALIVPATHRLAEHTSIRFAEASDEPFVGLSPGSALQDHVDAHAREIGKTLNVRIRMKTFEGVCEMVAEGVGLAIVPQGIARRQQRRYGYRTLALADDWARRQLCLCYRDWEQLSAPMRSLLEHLGGVPRALE, from the coding sequence ATGCGCCTCGACCTTGCCGATCTTCAGTTATTCCTTTGTGTGGTGGATGCCGGCAGCATCACCCAGGGCGCCGTGCGCGCCAACCTGGCACTGGCCTCGGCCAGCGAGCGGCTGCGCAGCATCGAGGCAGCAGTGGGCGTCGCCCTGCTGGAGCGGCGGCCGCGCGGCGTGGTCACCACCGAGGCTGGAGATGCCCTGGCCCACCACGCACGCCTGATCCTGCGTCAGCAGGCCTTGCTACGCGGGGAGTTGCGCGATTTCGCCACAGGCGCCCTGGGCACCTTGCGCTTGTATGCCAATACCTCGGCGCTGACGCAGTTCCTGCCACACAGGCTGGCGCCCTGGCTGGCAGCGCGCCCTCGCCTGCATGTCGAACTGAAGGAGCGCACCAGCGCCGAGATCGTCCGAACCATCGGCGCCGGGCTGGCCGAAGCCGGTATCGTGTCCGATGCCGTGGAGGCGGATGGCCTCACTCTGCAAGCCATTGCGAAAGATCACCTGGCCCTGATCGTGCCCGCCACGCATCGGCTCGCCGAACACACCAGCATCCGTTTCGCCGAGGCCAGCGACGAGCCCTTCGTCGGCCTGTCGCCCGGCAGCGCCCTGCAGGATCACGTGGACGCGCACGCACGCGAAATCGGCAAGACGCTGAACGTGCGCATCCGCATGAAGACGTTCGAAGGGGTGTGCGAGATGGTTGCCGAAGGCGTCGGCCTGGCTATCGTCCCGCAGGGCATCGCCAGAAGGCAGCAGCGCCGGTATGGCTACCGGACGCTAGCGCTGGCCGACGACTGGGCGCGCCGGCAACTGTGCCTGTGCTACCGGGACTGGGAACAGCTGTCTGCGCCGATGCGCAGCCTGCTCGAGCACCTGGGCGGTGTGCCGCGCGCGCTTGAGTAG
- the gdhA gene encoding NADP-specific glutamate dehydrogenase: MSLSVDSFLSRLKQRDPDQPEFHQAVEEVVRSLWPFLEANPRYREAGILERMVEPERAILFRVPWVDDRGQVQVNRGYRVQMSSAIGPYKGGLRFHPSVNLGVLKFLAFEQVFKNSLTSLPMGGGKGGSDFDPKGKSEGEVMRFCQSFMSELYRHIGADLDVPAGDIGVGGREIGYLFGQYKRLSNQFTSVLTGKGLSYGGSLVRPEATGYGCVYFAQEMLKRIDQGFEDKRVAISGSGNVAQYAAQKVMELGGRVISLSDSEGTLYAEGGLSEEQWLYLMDLKNVRRGRLREMAEHYGLPFLSGQRPWGLPCDIALPCATQNELDGEDARTLLKNGCICVAEGANMPSTLEAVDLFVEAGICYAPGKASNAGGVATSGLEMSQNAMRLHWSAGEVDERLHGIMQNIHHACVHHGEENGRINYVKGANIAGFVKVADAMLAQGVV, encoded by the coding sequence ATGTCCTTGTCCGTCGATTCTTTCCTGTCGCGTCTGAAGCAGCGTGATCCCGACCAGCCCGAATTCCACCAGGCGGTGGAAGAGGTGGTGCGCAGCCTGTGGCCGTTCCTCGAAGCCAACCCGCGTTACCGCGAGGCCGGCATTCTCGAACGCATGGTCGAGCCGGAGCGCGCCATTCTGTTCCGCGTGCCGTGGGTCGACGACCGTGGTCAGGTACAGGTCAATCGCGGTTATCGCGTGCAGATGAGCAGTGCCATCGGCCCGTACAAGGGCGGTTTGCGGTTCCACCCGTCGGTGAACCTGGGTGTGCTCAAGTTCCTCGCCTTCGAGCAGGTGTTCAAGAACTCCCTGACCTCGCTGCCCATGGGCGGCGGCAAGGGCGGCTCGGACTTCGACCCCAAAGGCAAGAGCGAAGGCGAAGTGATGCGTTTCTGCCAATCCTTCATGAGCGAACTGTACCGCCATATCGGCGCGGATCTGGACGTGCCGGCCGGTGACATCGGCGTCGGCGGTCGTGAGATCGGCTACCTGTTCGGCCAGTACAAGCGCCTCTCCAACCAGTTCACCTCGGTACTGACCGGCAAGGGCCTGAGCTATGGCGGCAGCCTGGTTCGCCCGGAAGCCACTGGCTATGGCTGTGTGTACTTCGCCCAGGAGATGCTCAAGCGCATCGATCAGGGTTTCGAGGACAAGCGCGTGGCCATCTCCGGTTCCGGCAACGTCGCCCAGTATGCGGCGCAGAAGGTGATGGAACTGGGTGGCCGGGTCATCTCCCTGTCCGACTCCGAAGGCACGCTGTACGCCGAGGGCGGTCTGAGCGAGGAGCAGTGGCTCTACCTGATGGATCTGAAGAACGTACGTCGTGGCCGCCTGCGCGAAATGGCCGAGCACTATGGCCTGCCGTTCCTCTCCGGGCAGCGCCCCTGGGGCCTGCCGTGCGACATCGCGCTGCCCTGCGCGACGCAGAACGAACTGGACGGTGAAGACGCCCGCACGCTGCTGAAGAACGGCTGCATCTGCGTGGCCGAGGGCGCCAACATGCCCTCGACCCTGGAAGCGGTGGATCTGTTCGTCGAGGCCGGCATCTGCTACGCGCCGGGTAAGGCGTCCAACGCTGGCGGTGTGGCTACCAGTGGTCTGGAAATGAGCCAGAACGCCATGCGCCTGCACTGGAGCGCCGGTGAGGTGGACGAGCGTCTGCACGGCATCATGCAGAACATCCACCACGCCTGCGTACACCACGGCGAGGAGAATGGTCGCATCAACTACGTCAAGGGCGCCAACATCGCCGGCTTCGTCAAGGTGGCCGACGCCATGCTGGCGCAGGGCGTGGTCTGA
- a CDS encoding sulfurtransferase, whose product MPLAQLISTEQLQQRLGQENLLILDCRFALEDPTYGRRSYLDGHIPGAHFLDLEQDLSAPVIKGVTGRHPLPDPSALVERLRACGLRDDSQVVLYDDGPGAFAARAWWLLLWLGKRDGLYLLDGGLKAWRAAGLEVDTQPPGNAPGDFSAKPDNSMLLSAEQLLLRLGSSDLTLLDARAQPRFRGEVEPLDPVAGHIPGAQCAVFTDNLGADGRFLPREALRERFDTLRGTRPVENLVAYCGSGVTACHNLFAMSLAGYPLAPLYAGSWSEWITDPARPVATGD is encoded by the coding sequence ATGCCGCTCGCTCAACTGATCAGCACGGAACAACTTCAACAACGTCTGGGGCAGGAAAATCTGCTGATCCTGGACTGCCGCTTCGCCCTCGAAGACCCGACATACGGACGCCGCAGTTATCTCGACGGGCATATTCCGGGCGCCCATTTCCTGGATCTCGAACAGGATCTGTCCGCACCAGTGATCAAGGGCGTGACCGGCCGCCACCCCTTGCCTGATCCCAGTGCGCTGGTCGAACGGCTGCGTGCTTGCGGCCTGCGTGACGATAGCCAGGTGGTGCTGTATGACGACGGCCCCGGCGCGTTCGCCGCTCGCGCCTGGTGGCTGCTGCTGTGGCTGGGCAAGCGTGATGGCCTGTATCTGCTCGATGGCGGCCTGAAAGCCTGGCGCGCAGCGGGCCTCGAAGTGGACACACAGCCACCGGGCAACGCCCCCGGCGACTTCAGCGCCAAGCCCGACAACAGCATGCTGCTGAGCGCCGAGCAACTGCTCCTGCGCCTGGGCAGCAGCGACCTGACCCTGCTGGATGCCCGCGCCCAGCCACGTTTTCGTGGCGAAGTCGAACCCCTCGATCCGGTTGCCGGACACATCCCCGGTGCCCAATGCGCAGTATTCACCGACAACCTGGGCGCCGATGGGCGCTTTCTACCACGTGAAGCGCTGCGCGAGCGTTTCGACACCCTGCGTGGCACTCGCCCGGTCGAAAACCTGGTGGCTTATTGCGGCTCTGGCGTCACCGCCTGCCACAACCTGTTCGCCATGAGCCTCGCCGGTTATCCGCTGGCACCGCTCTACGCCGGCTCCTGGAGCGAATGGATCACTGATCCTGCTCGCCCGGTCGCCACCGGAGACTAA
- a CDS encoding OmpP1/FadL family transporter, which translates to MSKRLLKTGLAVAITATSSHGFASGFALNEQSISGMGTSFAGRSSSADDASTVFGNPAGMSRLKRDEVYVGAAVIHAKSDISHASANAGPLTLSGSNDGDMVPTTGVPMGYYVKPLDDKVAFGLGIYVPFGLMTDYESNFQGRYHANKSYVRVITVQPTLSYRFNDKLSVGFGPTFNHIEGELSSSVLNPLSPGSNDGKVKVKGDDTAVGFNVGVLYEFTPQTRAGLTYHSRVKYELEGDTRVSGSGALAGIAGKYDANLDLTTPESVDMSITHELNDALTLHVGSTWTRWSRFKEIRVENDSATLPANLATIVEEQNWHDTWAHAIGLSYKVNPQWTLRTGIAIDQSPINNVDRSPRVPSGDRTIFSVGAGWSPTQDMTIDVAYSYLQEESVDVNHQSATRGDYRARYKNSAHGLGASLSYRF; encoded by the coding sequence GTGAGCAAACGCCTCCTCAAGACCGGTCTGGCCGTCGCCATCACCGCCACATCGAGCCATGGCTTCGCCAGCGGCTTCGCCCTCAACGAGCAAAGCATTTCCGGCATGGGCACCTCCTTCGCCGGACGCTCATCGTCCGCAGACGATGCCAGTACCGTGTTCGGCAACCCGGCCGGCATGTCGCGTCTCAAGCGCGATGAAGTCTATGTCGGTGCCGCCGTCATCCATGCCAAGAGCGACATCAGCCACGCCAGCGCCAACGCCGGCCCGCTGACGCTGTCCGGCAGTAACGATGGCGACATGGTGCCGACTACCGGCGTGCCCATGGGTTATTACGTCAAGCCACTGGACGACAAGGTCGCCTTTGGCCTTGGTATCTACGTGCCCTTCGGTCTGATGACCGATTACGAAAGCAATTTCCAGGGCCGCTACCACGCCAACAAGAGCTATGTGCGCGTGATCACCGTGCAGCCGACTCTGAGCTATCGCTTCAACGACAAGTTGTCGGTCGGTTTCGGCCCGACCTTCAACCACATCGAAGGCGAACTCAGCTCTTCCGTGCTCAATCCGCTGAGCCCTGGCAGCAATGACGGTAAGGTGAAGGTCAAAGGCGATGACACGGCCGTCGGCTTCAACGTCGGCGTGCTCTACGAGTTCACGCCGCAAACCCGCGCCGGCCTGACCTATCATTCGCGCGTGAAGTACGAGCTGGAAGGCGATACGCGGGTTTCTGGCAGCGGCGCACTGGCGGGTATCGCCGGCAAGTACGACGCCAATCTGGATCTGACCACCCCCGAATCGGTGGATATGTCCATCACCCACGAACTGAACGATGCCCTGACGCTGCATGTCGGTAGCACCTGGACGCGCTGGAGCCGCTTCAAGGAAATCCGCGTAGAGAACGACTCGGCCACCTTGCCGGCCAACCTCGCCACCATCGTCGAAGAACAGAACTGGCATGACACCTGGGCTCATGCGATTGGCCTGTCGTACAAGGTCAACCCGCAGTGGACGCTGCGCACCGGTATCGCCATCGACCAGTCGCCGATCAACAACGTCGACCGCTCGCCACGCGTGCCCTCTGGTGACCGCACCATTTTCAGCGTCGGCGCCGGCTGGAGTCCGACCCAGGACATGACCATCGACGTGGCCTACTCCTACCTGCAGGAAGAGTCGGTGGACGTGAACCATCAGAGCGCGACCCGTGGCGACTACCGCGCACGCTACAAGAACAGCGCGCACGGCCTGGGGGCATCGCTCAGCTATCGCTTCTAA
- a CDS encoding response regulator transcription factor — protein sequence MTALCTTLPDNLRLLLVDDHRIFLDGLSLALSPLSQNLQIHTAHNAAEAEQCLRQHGYDLILLDLRLPDEPGLELLQRWLARGESTPVAILSASDSALDAQAALAAGALGFIPKSSDGNALRQAVTRVLLGETLPAPSSTSPLTPRQLEILRLLAEGLPNKAISRQLGLAEDTVKTHLKALFETFAVHTRTACVSAARQRGWL from the coding sequence ATGACTGCCCTCTGCACCACCCTGCCCGACAACCTCCGCCTGCTGCTGGTCGATGACCATCGGATCTTCCTCGACGGCCTGTCCCTGGCGCTGTCGCCGCTGAGCCAGAACCTGCAGATCCATACCGCGCATAACGCTGCCGAAGCGGAGCAATGCCTGCGCCAGCATGGCTACGACCTGATCCTGCTCGACCTGCGCCTGCCCGACGAACCGGGCCTCGAGCTGCTGCAACGCTGGCTGGCACGCGGCGAAAGCACGCCGGTAGCGATCCTCAGTGCCAGCGACTCGGCACTCGACGCCCAGGCCGCGCTGGCGGCAGGCGCCCTCGGCTTCATCCCCAAGAGTTCTGACGGCAACGCCCTGCGCCAGGCGGTAACCCGCGTCCTGCTGGGTGAAACCCTGCCGGCACCGAGTAGCACCTCACCGCTGACACCCAGGCAGTTGGAGATTCTTCGACTGCTGGCAGAAGGTTTGCCGAACAAGGCCATCAGCCGTCAGTTGGGCCTGGCCGAAGACACGGTGAAAACCCACCTCAAGGCGCTGTTCGAGACCTTCGCCGTACACACCCGCACCGCCTGCGTCAGCGCCGCTCGCCAGCGTGGCTGGCTGTGA
- a CDS encoding hybrid sensor histidine kinase/response regulator, with protein MSERLLLAQQRRGYRSLRFVAELEADFAEHRVQRIRRRLPLIAPTAALFQLIYAALDFMLMPLSVSLSVLPLRMLALAAVVLSFFYCRRSDVPTVGVPLAYAAAYWLNGVSVALIVHLCWQQGVPMPYDGLFLILLFGYALLGLSFRAISLCSWSFCLLFIGMGVLFGETGGELAYQGLFLFCANLIGSVGAYMQEHGQRGAWLNLRLLDLARQRAEADDARKLRLLAAASHDLRQPLNAMGLYAEHLVEQGGDLQTRRISTRLAASVEQLGRLLQSLLDYTRLTLPGGVQARPHAFALRPLLERLIAEVAPEAQQQGLHLELRCDDCGVRSDPLLLERLLRNLLNNALLHAQAQHLTLSARRDGDAVVLTVADDGRGLSEAEQALVFEEFRQLDNPGRNAERGLGLGLAIVRQLAEVLEHPLQLHSQPGAGARFVLQLPLAEVPAQAPRIDGAQALHGRILLLEDDATGREALAGLLRRWGCEVQACADLASALQALQQEAPQLLISDYRLAEKGDGLQAIERLREAAGQMLPALLITADLSPELHERCLPAHVIPLGKPLLPARLRQVLATQLQVRPVLS; from the coding sequence ATGAGTGAGCGTCTGTTGCTGGCCCAGCAGCGCCGAGGCTATCGCTCACTGCGTTTCGTCGCAGAGCTGGAGGCGGACTTCGCCGAGCATCGGGTGCAACGCATACGTCGTCGTCTGCCCCTGATCGCCCCCACCGCAGCGCTGTTCCAGCTGATCTATGCAGCGCTGGATTTCATGCTCATGCCGTTGTCGGTCAGCCTGTCGGTTCTGCCGCTGCGCATGCTGGCCCTGGCCGCGGTCGTCCTGTCCTTCTTCTACTGTCGTCGCAGCGATGTGCCCACTGTCGGAGTGCCGCTGGCCTACGCTGCGGCCTACTGGCTCAACGGCGTCAGCGTCGCACTGATCGTGCACCTGTGCTGGCAGCAGGGCGTGCCGATGCCCTATGACGGCCTGTTCCTCATCCTGCTGTTCGGTTACGCCCTGCTGGGGCTGTCTTTCCGTGCGATCAGCCTGTGTAGCTGGAGCTTCTGCCTGCTGTTCATCGGCATGGGTGTGTTGTTCGGTGAGACCGGCGGCGAACTGGCCTATCAGGGCCTGTTTCTGTTCTGCGCCAACCTGATCGGCAGCGTTGGCGCCTACATGCAGGAGCATGGACAGCGCGGTGCCTGGCTGAACCTGCGCCTGCTCGATCTGGCGCGCCAGCGCGCCGAGGCTGATGACGCGCGCAAGCTGCGCCTGCTGGCGGCGGCCAGTCATGATCTGCGTCAGCCACTCAACGCCATGGGGTTGTACGCCGAACACCTGGTGGAGCAGGGCGGTGACCTGCAGACCCGGCGGATCAGCACGCGGCTGGCCGCTTCGGTGGAGCAACTGGGGCGACTGTTGCAGTCGCTGCTCGACTATACCCGCCTGACCTTGCCAGGTGGCGTGCAGGCCAGGCCGCATGCATTCGCCCTGCGCCCCTTGCTCGAACGGCTGATCGCTGAAGTGGCCCCGGAGGCGCAACAGCAGGGCCTGCATCTGGAGCTGCGTTGTGACGACTGTGGCGTGCGCAGCGACCCGCTGTTGCTCGAGCGACTGCTGCGCAACCTGCTGAACAATGCGCTTCTGCACGCGCAGGCGCAGCATCTGACCTTGAGTGCAAGACGTGATGGCGATGCTGTCGTGCTGACGGTGGCGGATGATGGCCGGGGCCTCAGCGAGGCGGAGCAGGCGCTGGTGTTCGAGGAGTTTCGCCAGTTGGACAATCCCGGTCGCAATGCCGAGCGCGGTCTCGGTCTGGGGTTGGCCATCGTGCGGCAACTGGCCGAGGTGCTGGAGCACCCCTTGCAGTTGCACTCCCAGCCTGGTGCTGGTGCACGCTTCGTCCTGCAGTTGCCGCTTGCTGAGGTGCCGGCGCAAGCGCCACGTATCGATGGTGCGCAGGCATTGCACGGACGCATCCTGTTGCTCGAGGACGACGCCACCGGGCGCGAAGCATTGGCCGGTCTGCTGCGCCGCTGGGGCTGCGAGGTGCAGGCCTGCGCCGACCTGGCCAGTGCGCTGCAGGCCTTGCAGCAGGAGGCGCCACAGTTGTTGATCAGCGACTATCGGTTGGCCGAGAAGGGTGATGGATTGCAGGCCATCGAGCGCTTGCGCGAGGCGGCCGGGCAGATGTTGCCGGCATTGTTGATCACGGCCGACCTGAGCCCTGAACTGCACGAGCGTTGTCTGCCCGCGCACGTCATTCCTCTGGGCAAGCCCTTGCTACCGGCGCGCTTGCGTCAGGTGCTGGCCACTCAGCTGCAAGTCCGCCCGGTGCTCAGCTGA